Proteins encoded together in one Persephonella sp. window:
- a CDS encoding AAA family ATPase encodes MTYLEFFGLKEDPFKITPDHKYFYPSRAHRIADDLLKYVVKHGEGFCVITGEPGTGKTTVIRKFISSLKDNIIYALILTPNLQPDEFLKVVFEDLGIQIEADSKHELLKKFRDFLEEKVKEGKKVMIIVDEAQNLPVETLEELRLLSNLETENEKLVQIILLGQPELDKKLKLPELRQLNQRITNKIKLFPLSEDETFRYIYHRLAIAGKGNIRFEDKAVKKIHKYSKGIPRLINILASRSLMSAFMLGSFVVKPENVDAAKETLNPDMVGSDSIDLFTRNKIIIYSLIIANVIGIMYLVYKLFIEG; translated from the coding sequence ATGACATATTTAGAGTTTTTCGGTCTAAAAGAAGACCCTTTTAAAATAACGCCAGACCATAAATATTTTTATCCTTCCAGAGCCCATAGAATAGCCGATGATTTGCTTAAATATGTAGTTAAACATGGTGAGGGTTTTTGTGTTATTACAGGAGAACCGGGAACAGGAAAAACAACAGTTATAAGAAAATTCATCAGTTCACTGAAAGACAATATTATATATGCCCTTATACTGACACCTAATTTACAGCCTGATGAGTTTCTAAAAGTTGTCTTTGAAGACTTAGGAATTCAGATTGAAGCAGATTCAAAACATGAACTTCTAAAAAAATTCAGGGATTTTCTTGAAGAAAAAGTAAAAGAGGGCAAAAAAGTAATGATTATTGTTGATGAAGCCCAAAATCTTCCTGTTGAAACGCTGGAAGAACTGAGACTTCTTTCTAATCTGGAAACAGAAAATGAAAAACTTGTTCAGATAATACTTCTGGGACAGCCTGAGCTTGATAAAAAATTAAAACTGCCTGAACTAAGACAGTTAAATCAGCGAATAACAAACAAAATAAAACTATTTCCGTTATCTGAGGATGAAACATTCAGGTATATATATCACCGTCTCGCAATAGCAGGTAAAGGAAACATTAGATTTGAAGATAAAGCAGTTAAAAAAATACATAAATACTCAAAAGGTATCCCAAGATTAATAAACATACTTGCTTCCCGTTCATTAATGTCTGCATTTATGTTAGGTTCATTTGTTGTTAAACCTGAAAATGTAGATGCAGCAAAAGAAACCCTTAATCCTGATATGGTGGGAAGTGATTCAATAGACCTATTTACCAGAAACAAAATCATCATATACTCGTTGATAATTGCCAACGTTATAGGTATTATGTATTTAGTTTATAAACTGTTTATTGAGGGATGA
- the hemA gene encoding glutamyl-tRNA reductase has translation MEIFATGLNYKTAPVEIREKLAITEDMYPEILSKLNQIPTIYESCILSTCNRVEIYGITDDIQNSFNEILKILSSYSGIKIDELKKYVFLYIDKEAIKHIFSVSSSIDSMVIGEPQIVCQFKDAFSKSREQKTVKHIMTRLFDKAMNVSKKIRTSTGISKRAVSISYAAIELAKKIFGDLSDKNVLLLGAGEMAELAARHLASSGVKHIFVSNRTFEKAVQLADEFGGSAIRFNKLFEFLPEADIIIVSTGAKEPILRKEHFKSIEKQRHGKPVFIIDISVPRNVADDVNELENVFLYNIDDLKTVVDKNLEERKIAAESAKLLIEEEVTKFDKWLKQLKVNPVISKVRNYADEIREAQLERLFRDMPYLNEKERENIDLAVRAIINKLLHRPTMYIKDKATKENSELYVEIFEDMFSSRWDLRRKHTNKTPSKKGKGSEK, from the coding sequence ATGGAAATTTTCGCAACAGGTTTAAACTACAAAACTGCTCCAGTTGAAATAAGGGAAAAGTTAGCCATCACAGAGGATATGTATCCTGAAATCCTATCAAAACTAAACCAAATTCCAACAATTTATGAAAGTTGCATCTTATCTACATGTAACAGAGTTGAGATTTATGGAATAACTGATGATATACAGAACTCTTTTAATGAAATTCTTAAAATACTTTCATCATATTCAGGAATAAAAATTGATGAACTAAAAAAGTATGTATTTCTATACATAGATAAAGAAGCGATCAAACATATATTCAGTGTTTCTTCCAGCATAGACTCCATGGTAATTGGAGAGCCTCAAATTGTATGCCAGTTTAAAGATGCATTCTCAAAATCTAGAGAACAGAAAACAGTTAAACATATAATGACAAGACTTTTTGATAAAGCAATGAATGTTTCCAAAAAAATCAGAACTTCAACAGGCATAAGCAAAAGGGCTGTCTCAATAAGCTATGCTGCAATTGAACTTGCAAAAAAAATATTCGGAGATTTATCAGACAAAAATGTTCTTCTCCTTGGTGCCGGAGAAATGGCTGAGCTTGCTGCGAGACATCTGGCATCTTCAGGGGTAAAACATATTTTTGTATCAAACAGAACATTTGAAAAAGCCGTCCAACTGGCAGATGAGTTCGGCGGTTCAGCAATAAGATTTAACAAATTGTTTGAATTTCTCCCTGAAGCAGACATAATCATTGTCTCAACAGGTGCAAAAGAGCCTATTCTCAGGAAAGAGCATTTCAAATCCATTGAAAAACAAAGACACGGGAAACCTGTGTTCATCATAGATATATCTGTCCCAAGAAATGTAGCAGACGACGTAAATGAACTGGAAAATGTATTTTTATACAACATAGATGACCTTAAAACAGTAGTAGATAAAAACCTGGAAGAAAGAAAAATCGCCGCAGAAAGTGCAAAACTCCTTATTGAAGAAGAGGTGACCAAGTTTGATAAATGGTTAAAACAACTGAAGGTAAATCCTGTTATATCAAAGGTCAGAAACTATGCAGATGAAATTAGAGAAGCACAGCTTGAAAGATTATTTAGGGATATGCCATATCTAAATGAAAAGGAAAGAGAAAATATAGACCTCGCTGTCAGGGCTATAATCAACAAACTTCTCCATCGTCCAACAATGTATATAAAAGACAAAGCCACTAAAGAAAACAGCGAACTGTATGTAGAGATATTTGAAGATATGTTTAGTTCAAGATGGGATTTAAGAAGAAAACATACAAACAAGACACCTTCTAAGAAAGGAAAAGGCAGTGAAAAATAA
- the lptC gene encoding LPS export ABC transporter periplasmic protein LptC — translation MKNKILLYVAVFFLILILFSQITQIFTGIEISKLKPVQGKIENFTLVGVNSDRYILKGKSMLELQNRILIDNFNLKYIKNNETIFINSEQATYHKRKNFLDLFKNVKITTGKMKLYTDKLRILVNERRAYNTTKVKLVSDNMETLGENIFINLKQENMKLENVKTIYRGS, via the coding sequence GTGAAAAATAAGATACTGCTTTATGTTGCTGTATTCTTTCTTATTTTAATTTTGTTTTCCCAGATAACCCAAATATTCACAGGAATAGAAATATCAAAGCTAAAACCTGTGCAAGGAAAAATAGAAAACTTTACCTTAGTCGGTGTTAATTCAGACAGATATATCTTAAAAGGTAAAAGTATGTTAGAACTTCAGAATAGAATACTAATAGATAATTTCAATCTTAAATACATAAAAAATAATGAAACTATCTTTATTAATTCAGAGCAAGCTACATATCACAAAAGGAAAAATTTCCTGGATTTATTTAAGAATGTTAAAATAACAACAGGCAAAATGAAGTTATATACAGATAAGTTAAGAATTCTTGTTAATGAACGAAGAGCTTATAATACAACAAAAGTAAAGCTTGTATCTGATAATATGGAAACCTTGGGAGAAAATATTTTTATAAATTTAAAACAGGAAAATATGAAACTTGAAAATGTAAAAACCATATACAGAGGTTCTTAA
- the lptA gene encoding lipopolysaccharide transport periplasmic protein LptA, with the protein MLRLLITFLLITGTIYAETTGKKQIPIVIEADTLNYSKKDNLLIYKGNVVVKKEDFVLHSDMLKILLDQKGDINRIIAIGHVHFKKGNRTGKSDKAEYFKDKNYIILTGNAQLQQNNNIIEGEKIIYYLDTEKAEVVGQKKRVRTIFFPKEEQGEK; encoded by the coding sequence ATGCTAAGACTTCTTATAACTTTTTTGCTAATAACCGGAACAATATATGCAGAAACAACAGGAAAAAAACAAATACCTATTGTTATAGAAGCTGATACTTTAAACTATTCTAAAAAAGACAATCTACTTATATATAAAGGAAATGTTGTCGTTAAAAAAGAAGATTTTGTTCTACACTCAGACATGTTAAAAATACTCCTTGACCAGAAAGGAGATATAAACCGAATAATAGCTATAGGACATGTTCATTTTAAAAAAGGAAATAGAACAGGAAAAAGTGATAAAGCAGAATATTTTAAGGATAAAAACTACATAATACTAACAGGCAATGCACAACTACAGCAAAATAATAACATAATAGAAGGGGAGAAAATCATATATTATCTTGATACAGAAAAAGCAGAGGTTGTCGGTCAAAAGAAAAGAGTTAGAACCATATTCTTCCCTAAAGAAGAACAAGGGGAGAAATAA
- the aroA gene encoding 3-phosphoshikimate 1-carboxyvinyltransferase — translation MEKEIKKVKSIKGTLRVPSDKSISHRAIIITSLADGISTVKNFLRAGDTLTTLSVYRKLGVKIEDENQVLKVHGKGLKGLTEPDDILDMGNSGTTTRLTMGVLAGQDLFAVMTGDDSLRKRPMGRVIKPLSEMNAILYGRNNNNLLPVAVKGNRLKGIYFFNEKASAQVKSALLLAGLNSEGETIVEEPVKSRDHTEKMLISMGADIKIDEDSTYKVSIKSGKSLSPIEIDVPADPSSAAFFAAAAVIVPDSELTLKDILINPTRDGFFRKLKEMGADIEYTNIREKAGEQVADIIVRYSPDLKGIEIKKEDIASMVDEIPVLAIVATQAEGETIITGAEELRVKESDRIKAVVENFKRLELQIEELPDGMIIRGKQKIKGGIVDSYKDHRIAMAFSILGLISENGIKIKDADCAYISYPTFYEDLQSVIHK, via the coding sequence ATGGAAAAAGAAATAAAAAAAGTAAAATCAATTAAAGGAACATTAAGAGTTCCTTCTGATAAATCCATTTCCCACAGAGCAATAATAATCACATCCCTTGCAGACGGAATAAGCACTGTTAAAAATTTCCTCAGGGCAGGGGACACATTAACAACCCTTAGCGTATACAGAAAATTAGGTGTAAAAATAGAAGATGAAAATCAGGTTTTAAAAGTTCATGGAAAAGGATTAAAAGGGCTTACTGAACCTGATGATATTCTTGATATGGGTAATTCAGGAACAACAACAAGGCTGACTATGGGCGTTCTTGCAGGGCAGGATTTGTTCGCAGTTATGACAGGGGATGATAGCCTTAGGAAAAGACCTATGGGAAGGGTTATAAAACCTTTATCAGAAATGAATGCAATTTTGTATGGAAGAAATAATAATAATCTTCTCCCTGTTGCAGTAAAAGGAAATAGATTGAAAGGAATATACTTCTTTAATGAAAAAGCAAGTGCCCAGGTAAAGTCTGCCCTTTTGCTTGCAGGACTTAACTCTGAAGGAGAAACTATCGTTGAAGAACCTGTAAAATCAAGAGACCATACAGAAAAAATGCTTATCTCAATGGGGGCAGATATAAAAATAGATGAAGACAGCACCTATAAAGTCAGTATAAAGTCCGGAAAATCTTTATCCCCGATAGAAATAGATGTTCCTGCAGATCCTTCTTCAGCTGCATTTTTTGCTGCTGCTGCAGTGATTGTTCCCGATTCTGAGCTTACTCTAAAAGATATCTTAATTAATCCCACAAGGGACGGATTTTTCAGAAAACTAAAGGAAATGGGAGCAGATATAGAATACACAAATATAAGAGAAAAGGCCGGAGAACAGGTTGCAGATATAATAGTCAGATACTCTCCTGACCTGAAAGGAATAGAGATTAAAAAAGAAGATATTGCCTCAATGGTTGATGAGATTCCTGTCCTTGCAATAGTAGCAACACAGGCAGAAGGAGAAACAATCATAACAGGTGCCGAGGAATTAAGGGTAAAAGAAAGTGACAGAATAAAAGCTGTGGTTGAGAATTTCAAAAGACTTGAATTACAGATAGAAGAACTACCAGACGGTATGATTATCCGTGGCAAACAAAAAATAAAAGGTGGTATCGTAGATAGTTATAAAGACCACAGGATTGCCATGGCTTTCAGCATTTTAGGATTAATCTCTGAAAATGGTATTAAAATAAAAGATGCCGATTGTGCGTATATATCCTATCCTACATTTTATGAAGACCTGCAGTCTGTAATACACAAGTAA
- a CDS encoding LptF/LptG family permease: MKILYRYISWNLIKNFLLLIGFFSIVIVSSQLLHLPSILYHIGLFKFLQVLFFVNLSFLKYQVFFGFFIASLIVGYSLRENREIYAIYSSGVSRGQLVSPVIWLSIVFVILAGIISLFLVPYANRERAQFITINVKQHILDSVSEKNFMKLSERLTIYVGKKNENSMEDIFIYNGNGGLSISAKKATFRGNHIILKNGYIQIPSQEGFNLLKFEKYDFDLSVDYMKKYEFEDMENEKLIEIIKEKNNGQRNRAIAVLTDRILFTIPFLFIGIIGFLMGIQVEKSRDTLIGIVVIISIIYMAFNTYFIKLIQKGSINPAVYAIIVIAYFGAILFWLYRKK; this comes from the coding sequence ATGAAAATACTATATCGTTATATCAGCTGGAATCTGATAAAAAACTTTTTACTGCTTATTGGTTTTTTTTCTATTGTAATTGTATCTTCCCAGCTTCTTCACCTGCCATCTATTTTGTATCATATAGGGCTTTTTAAATTTTTACAGGTTTTGTTTTTTGTAAATCTTTCATTTTTAAAATATCAGGTATTTTTTGGATTTTTTATTGCTTCTCTTATAGTTGGTTATTCGTTACGGGAGAATAGGGAAATATATGCGATTTATTCTTCAGGGGTTTCCCGGGGGCAACTTGTTTCTCCTGTTATATGGCTATCAATTGTTTTTGTGATACTTGCAGGTATTATAAGTCTTTTTCTTGTGCCATATGCAAACAGGGAAAGGGCACAGTTCATAACAATTAATGTTAAGCAACATATACTTGATTCTGTTTCAGAAAAAAACTTTATGAAACTTTCAGAAAGGCTAACTATTTACGTTGGCAAAAAAAATGAAAACTCAATGGAAGATATCTTTATATATAACGGAAATGGTGGACTGAGCATATCTGCAAAAAAAGCGACATTTAGAGGAAATCATATAATCCTAAAAAATGGCTATATACAGATTCCTTCACAGGAAGGTTTTAACCTGCTCAAGTTTGAAAAGTATGATTTCGATTTATCTGTAGATTATATGAAAAAGTATGAATTTGAAGATATGGAGAATGAAAAGCTGATTGAGATTATAAAAGAAAAAAATAACGGGCAAAGGAACAGGGCTATCGCAGTTTTAACGGATAGGATTTTGTTTACTATTCCATTTTTGTTTATCGGGATCATTGGGTTTTTGATGGGAATTCAGGTTGAAAAGAGCAGAGATACTTTAATTGGCATTGTTGTTATTATCTCAATTATTTATATGGCATTTAATACTTATTTTATAAAGCTAATCCAGAAAGGCAGTATCAATCCTGCTGTTTATGCAATTATCGTTATAGCTTATTTTGGGGCTATACTTTTCTGGTTATACAGGAAAAAATAA
- a CDS encoding SPOR domain-containing protein yields MDQDLKDAIKRIEEVKNRQEKIERVIIFLSGIFIVIVFAIIGVYLYSGKDKTVSEPEVNIVAENTQKPVNPVSTQQAAQNQEVKENQADISQAEQKQEVKKENKTETTAEEAIKKLEEKTASQVKAVKPEKKKQETPKQVKKEAKQNTAKKSENTKATTAKAKTESKEIAKKTEKVAKKTPVKTKTSGKPVVVSNLPSGYYIQIGALSSLSNAEKLKKKLNLPNVYIHKEGKLYKVLIGSFKNRKEAYQFKKKHNLSKGFVRKL; encoded by the coding sequence ATGGACCAGGATTTAAAAGATGCAATAAAGAGGATTGAAGAAGTAAAAAATAGACAGGAAAAGATAGAAAGAGTAATAATATTTTTGTCAGGAATTTTTATTGTTATTGTGTTTGCTATCATAGGAGTTTATCTGTATTCAGGAAAAGATAAAACTGTATCTGAGCCGGAAGTTAATATTGTGGCCGAAAACACCCAGAAACCTGTAAATCCTGTTTCTACTCAGCAGGCAGCACAAAATCAAGAAGTAAAAGAAAATCAAGCCGATATATCCCAAGCAGAACAAAAGCAGGAAGTAAAGAAAGAAAACAAGACAGAAACCACAGCAGAGGAAGCAATTAAAAAATTAGAAGAAAAGACAGCAAGCCAGGTAAAAGCCGTTAAACCTGAAAAGAAAAAACAGGAAACTCCAAAACAGGTCAAGAAGGAAGCAAAACAAAATACAGCTAAAAAATCCGAAAATACTAAAGCAACAACAGCAAAAGCAAAAACAGAAAGTAAAGAAATTGCTAAAAAAACAGAAAAGGTAGCTAAAAAGACACCGGTAAAGACAAAAACTTCTGGTAAACCTGTAGTGGTTTCAAACCTTCCATCAGGTTATTACATACAGATAGGAGCATTAAGTTCTTTATCAAATGCTGAAAAACTTAAGAAAAAGCTTAATCTTCCAAATGTTTATATTCACAAAGAAGGAAAACTATATAAAGTTTTAATAGGAAGTTTTAAAAATAGGAAAGAGGCTTATCAATTTAAAAAGAAACATAATCTTTCAAAGGGATTCGTCCGTAAGCTGTAA